GGTATACGCCGTCGACTACCCGGAAAGTGTTAATTCCCTTATTCTTGTAGCGACAGGCGCCAGGCTCAGGGTCGCCAAAGAAACCCTAAATTTGGTAAAAAACGACTACGATAAATTTTGTGAAATCGCTCCGTCCCGCGCTCTCGCGTCTTCATCTTCGGATGAATTAAAGGAAGAATTCAGAAACGGACTCCTGAATACCACACCCGAGGTAGTATATCAGGATTTTATCGCATGCGATGAGTTTGATACCGTGGACGAACTTGAGGAAATCTTGGTCCGGACACTCATTATTTCAGGCGATCAGGATATTCTAACCCCCGTAAAATATGGGGAGTAT
This genomic window from Thermodesulfobacteriota bacterium contains:
- a CDS encoding alpha/beta hydrolase, whose protein sequence is VYAVDYPESVNSLILVATGARLRVAKETLNLVKNDYDKFCEIAPSRALASSSSDELKEEFRNGLLNTTPEVVYQDFIACDEFDTVDELEEILVRTLIISGDQDILTPVKYGEYLHEKIKNSMLHVIKDAGHFMMKEKPHEFNKVLMNFLESP